In the Populus trichocarpa isolate Nisqually-1 chromosome 1, P.trichocarpa_v4.1, whole genome shotgun sequence genome, one interval contains:
- the LOC7475102 gene encoding protein IQ-domain 26 yields the protein MKMGRASRWLKGLLGMKKDKDKEREDVATQISSDKKEKKRWSFAKSGKDDAPANRSGSMKDDAWLRSYLSETEREQNKHAIAVAAATAAAADAAVAAAQAAVAVVRLTSHGRGTMFGGGRERWAAVKIQTVFRGYLARKALRALKGLVKLQAVVRGYLVRKRATATLHSMQALIRAQNAIRSQRARRSFNKENRFSEHRPRKAIERFDDTRSEFHSKRLSTSCDMTAFDESPKIVEIDTYKPRSRSRRINVASSECGEELPYQAISSPLPCPMPARISIPECKGYQDFEWYFNGEECRFSTSHSTPRFANSAQSIAPATPAKSICGDAYFRPYLNFPNYMANTQSFKAKLRSHSAPKQRPEPGSKKRLSLNEIMASRNSISSVRMQRPCTQVDEHLVIDGFVSEEVHPYQK from the exons ATGAAGATGGGCAGAGCTTCAAGGTGGCTTAAGGGCTTATTAGGCATGAAGAAagacaaagataaagaaagagaggatGTTGCCACACAAATTTCAAGTgacaagaaagagaagaaaaggtggAGTTTTGCCAAATCAGGGAAGGACGACGCTCCAGCGAATCGCTCTGGGAGCATGAAAGATGATGCCTGGCTTAGATCCTACCTTTCTGAAACAGAAAGAGAGCAGAACAAGCATGCGATTGCAGTGGCAGCAGCCACAGCTGCAGCTGCCGATGCAGCAGTGGCTGCGGCTCAGGCAGCGGTGGCGGTTGTGAGGCTCACCAGCCATGGCAGAGGGACAATGTTTGGtggagggagggagagatggGCTGCAGTCAAAATTCAAACTGTCTTTAGAGGCTACTTG GCTCGAAAAGCTCTTCGCGCATTGAAAGGGCTGGTTAAGCTACAAGCAGTTGTTAGGGGCTATTTAGTCCGGAAACGGGCTACAGCAACCCTTCACAGCATGCAAGCCCTTATAAGAGCTCAAAATGCTATTAGATCTCAACGCGCTCGTCGTTCTTTCAACAAAGAGAATAGATTTTCTGAACACAGACCACGAAAAGCCATT GAGAGGTTTGATGATACTAGAAGTGAATTTCACAGCAAGAGGCTATCTACATCTTGTGACATGACTGCATTTGATGAAAGCCCTAAGATAGTTGAAATTGACACCTACAAGCCAAGATCAAGGTCTCGTAGAATCAACGTTGCCTCATCGGAATGCGGTGAAGAACTTCCTTACCAGGCTATCTCGTCACCTCTTCCATGTCCAATGCCAGCTAGAATCTCCATACCCGAGTGCAAAGGATATCAAGATTTTGAGTGGTACTTCAATGGGGAGGAGTGTAGGTTCTCCACTTCACACAGTACTCCAAGATTTGCAAACTCTGCCCAGTCCATTGCCCCTGCCACTCCTGCAAAGAGTATTTGCGGAGATGCTTACTTTAGGCCTTATTTGAACTTTCCTAATTACATGGCAAACACGCAGTCTTTTAAGGCCAAATTGAGGTCTCATAGCGCGCCAAAGCAAAGACCAGAACCGGGGTCAAAGAAGAGGCTTTCACTCAATGAAATAATGGCATCAAGGAATAGTATAAGCAGTGTTAGAATGCAGCGGCCATGCACCCAAGTTGATGAACATTTGGTCATTGACGGATTTGTTAGTGAAGAGGTCCATCCTTATCAGAAGTGA